The sequence TCATCGTGTTAAGGGCAAGGGTACGAAGACGTTCCTTGTCAAGCTCTTTTTTAAGCTGTTGAATCTCTAACTCCAGCTCCTGCTCCCTGGCTGTTTTTTGAATCTGTTCTTTCATCGCATTCTCAAATTCTATCTCTCTTTGAGTGGGTTTATTGAGCCCAAATTTACGAATCCAATCCGAAATACAACTCCCAGATTTGATGCCGTATTTTTTCTGTATCTCAGAAACGGTGGCATCTGTTTTTAAATACTCCTGGACCACCTTTAATTTAAAATCGTCCGTGTAACTGTTTACTTCTCTTTTCATAAAATCCTAA comes from Ignavibacteria bacterium and encodes:
- a CDS encoding transposase, whose protein sequence is MKREVNSYTDDFKLKVVQEYLKTDATVSEIQKKYGIKSGSCISDWIRKFGLNKPTQREIEFENAMKEQIQKTAREQELELEIQQLKKELDKERLRTLALNTMIDIAERDLKIKVRKNSGAKQ